The sequence CTGCGGGTAACTTTATTTATGCAGACGATGGCTCATGGGATGTCAATAAAGATTACGTGAAGTCGTATGACGTTGAAAATAAAGAAGACGGCGACGCTAAGATGACCGTCAAGCTTGAACTCAACCCAGAAGCCAAGTGGAATGATGGCACGCCAATTAGCGTTGCCGATTACCAAGCTAGCTGGAATGCATGTAAGTCACCTGATACTGGGTATGACTGTGCTGCAACAGACGGTTGGGAGAACATTCTTTCCATCGAAGCTGGTAAGGACGATCACGAAGTTATCGCGAAGTTCGATCGTGAGTACCCGGATTGGTCCGCAGTTTTCTCCGGTGCGCTTCCAGCTAAGGGCATTTCTGATCCAGCAGTCTTCAACGAAGGCTGGACTCCAGACCCAGCAGTCCTCAACAACTTCATTTCTGGTCCGTTCAAGTTCAAGAGCATTGACCAGGCAACTAAGCGTATTACCCTAGAGCGCAATGATCTCTGGTGGGGCGAGAAGCCAAAGCTTGATACCATCACTTTCTCGGTTCTCGATAACAAGGCACAGGCTAACGCATTTGCTAACAACGAGCTCGATATTGTCGATCAGATCATTGACGCAGCAACCTATGAACTCGTTAAGGGTCGTCAGAATGCTGCTATTAAGCAGTCTGCTTCAACTCAGTGGCGTCACATTACGCTGAACTCCAACGCTGAAGCACTCAAGGATGTTGCCGTCCGTCGCGCAATCCAAAAGGGCATCGACGCTGCTGACTTCCTAACCACCGATATGGCTGGCTTGCCAGTTGAAGGTCTCGATCTTTCCCTTGGAAACCACTTCTTCATGCCAGGCCAAGAAGGCTACGAGGATCACTCAGTCAAGTTTGATCCAGAAGGAGCTAAGAAGGACCTTGAAGATGCTGGCTACAAGATGAACGAAACTACCAAGTTCTTCGAGAAAGACGGCAAGGAACTTTCCTTCAAGTTCACTCGTTTGACTGGTATCCCAACCTCTGAGTCTGCTGCTGCACTTTTGAAAGAACACATGAAGAACATCGGTATCAAGGTTGTCTTTGCTGACGTCCCACCGGCTGAGTTCTCCAACGTTCTTGAAGCAGGCGAATTCGAATCCATCGCATTCGGCTGGCGTGGAACGCCGTACCCAATGGCGAATGTTGGCCAGATCTACGGCTCTGGTTCGGCATCGAACTTCTCCAAGGTTGAAGATCCAAAGATCGACGAGTATGTTGAAAAGATTTCTTCTGAGCCAGATCACAAGAAGCGTGTCAAGCTCACCAACGAAGTCGACAAGATCATTTGGGACAACGTTATGACCATCCCGGTTTACTACCGTGCAACCCTCACCGCTGTTCCAGCTAACTTGGCTAACTATGGTGCGAAGGCATTCGAAACCTTCCTCCCAGAGAAGATCGGTTACACCGAGTGAATCGTATGAGTTTGTAACTGCTTGTCAGTTATAACCATCAAGTAGTGGCAGGATAAGTACTTCTTATCCTGCCACTACTGCACTGTGATAAACTTATACTCATGAATTACCGCATGCTTTTCGCCTAGATACGCTGGTGCGCTACGAGCGCCACGATTTATTTAATCCACGTAACATCCTGCTATATACACCGTGTATATCCTGCCTGCAGGTTAAGAAAGCAATAATTATGGTGAACAAACATTCCTCGTCGGTGGCTACACGTCCCTTTGACGTTGGGCCACAGCCCACATCGTGGCCTAGATTTTTCGAGTTTTCTGCAATGCCACGAGGAGATAAAACGCGGGTTATTTCCTCTTCTTTTCGCGAGAATTGGCAACTGCTCATAGTGACGACGACGGTGACGTTACTCCTCTTCGTAGGTTCCGCACTAGTTCCGTGGGCTTTAGGAATCTTCTTGGATTCGGGTATTGAACGCGGGCTTACTGCGTCGCTGCTCCCGGGTGGTCTCCTTGTATGTGGAGTCATTTTGATCCGTGCGTTCGGTGCGCTTGGCACACCGATGGTTCTCTTAGCTTGGCTCCGCGGAACGGTAACCTGGCAACGTAATATTGTGACACATGTTTCGGGCCGAAGAATGTCACGTAAGTCGGCATTATCGGCTGGTGAGATCGTCGCGTCAGCAACTTCTGATGCACCGAAAATCGGTAACTTGATATCTACCAGTACCGAAACATTCGCGGCAACAGTAGCTTTCATTTTGATCGCAGTGCTGATGATGCGCTCGAATCTTTTGCTGGGGCTTGTTGTGACGATTGGGTTACCGATCGTGGTTGTGCTGATGACACTCCTGATCCGGCCGCTGCAGTCACGGCTATCAGCAAACCGTGAAGAGCGTGGAAAACTAACCACACTAGCAGCTGACGCGGTTGTTGGCCTGCGCGTGATACGTGGCGTCGGTGGAGAAGACGTCTACAGTGAACGCTATGAAAAGCAGTCTGCGCACGTAATGGAAACTGGCATCAAAGCTGCGTTTATCCAAGCTGTCTTAGGCGGTCTAACCACTGCTGTCCCAGCATTGTTTTCCGCCGTCGTCATTTCGTTAGGTATCTGGCAGGTCTATCAGGGGCAGCTCACCTATGGTCAACTGGTGGCGTTCTACGGGTACACCGCGTACTTGTCCGTACCAGTTTCATCAGCTACCAGGTTTTTCCAGGTGGTAGCAGATGCGAAAGTTGGCGCTCGCCGTATCGGCAGGATTTTGAGTACTGAGCCGACGACGTCGAATGCTCGCACCCTAGCTCAACCACCGGTAATTAACTGGGATCAAGCTGCGCTCACGGATCTGACGTCGGGAGTACGCATCGAGCCAGGGAAGCTAACCATGATCGTCTGCTCGCACCCAGACGTGGCAGCACAATGTGCGCAACGATTAGCGCGAATAGATGATGAATCTGAGATCGAGGTAGCTGACGGGTCCGTCGTCGTCAAACTTTCCCAGCTACCGCTGGCGGACGTCCGAGACGGGATCGTGCTGTCCGGGGCAACTGCGCAACTATTTCAAGGACGGGTCCGGTCAAATATTAATGGGCCATATGCCGATGATCTGGTTCCGCGTACGATCGCTGAGCAAATGGCGGATACCGGGGACGGCTCCGGGCAAGCAACACGCCAACATCGTGGACACCCGCAGGCCGCCAGTGATCAACAATTATACGCAGCGTTAACGGTGGCTGATGCGAACGACGTCGTGCTCGGACTTGCCAACGGACTCGATGGCTATATCGCGGAACGTGGACGGTCACTGTCGGGCGGGCAACGCCAACGGTTGGCCTTAGCTCGTGCCGTCTTACATAATCCGCCGGTACTGATTGCGATTGAACCAACGTCGGCGGTCGATTCTCATACCGAGATGCGAATTGCGCGTGCGTTATCCGTCCAGCGTGCCGGAAAAACTACGGTGGTCGTTTCGCTGTCGCCGATTATGTTGCACCAAGCTGATACGGTTATCGTCCTGAACCCGGACGGTACCGAACATATGCGCGGTAGCCACGATGATCTGAGCCAGGATCCGTTCTATCACGCCTTAGTGCAACGCACCGCAGTAGACGATCAGGAGGAGAACCAGTGAAGCTACCAATAGCCCACAATGCGACTATTGTTCGGAAACTGCGTGCCTTGGTTACCCGATTCAAAACCGATCTCGCGATTGTGTTGGGCGTGCAATTATTAGTTGCGCTGGCAACTGTTGTGTCACCGTGGATTATCGGCCGGTCGTTCGATGCGGTCAATGCCGGTGTACCCGGAACAGTGATTCGCACCAACATAATTATTTTGATCGTCGCGGTTGTTATTCAGTCGGTTACCGCAGGAATTGGAGAATACACCTCTCGAGTTCTAGGGCAGAAGATCTTTCATGATCTGCGCGTGGACCTCGTTCAAG is a genomic window of Arcanobacterium phocae containing:
- a CDS encoding ABC transporter family substrate-binding protein is translated as MKIKKAGFALVAASALVLSACSGPASSGSSDGGKAGALPTSDVNRVDSAKLKDGGDLRVAIQAMPTNFNPLHVNGNTVELTDLYAKISAGNFIYADDGSWDVNKDYVKSYDVENKEDGDAKMTVKLELNPEAKWNDGTPISVADYQASWNACKSPDTGYDCAATDGWENILSIEAGKDDHEVIAKFDREYPDWSAVFSGALPAKGISDPAVFNEGWTPDPAVLNNFISGPFKFKSIDQATKRITLERNDLWWGEKPKLDTITFSVLDNKAQANAFANNELDIVDQIIDAATYELVKGRQNAAIKQSASTQWRHITLNSNAEALKDVAVRRAIQKGIDAADFLTTDMAGLPVEGLDLSLGNHFFMPGQEGYEDHSVKFDPEGAKKDLEDAGYKMNETTKFFEKDGKELSFKFTRLTGIPTSESAAALLKEHMKNIGIKVVFADVPPAEFSNVLEAGEFESIAFGWRGTPYPMANVGQIYGSGSASNFSKVEDPKIDEYVEKISSEPDHKKRVKLTNEVDKIIWDNVMTIPVYYRATLTAVPANLANYGAKAFETFLPEKIGYTE
- a CDS encoding ABC transporter ATP-binding protein gives rise to the protein MPRGDKTRVISSSFRENWQLLIVTTTVTLLLFVGSALVPWALGIFLDSGIERGLTASLLPGGLLVCGVILIRAFGALGTPMVLLAWLRGTVTWQRNIVTHVSGRRMSRKSALSAGEIVASATSDAPKIGNLISTSTETFAATVAFILIAVLMMRSNLLLGLVVTIGLPIVVVLMTLLIRPLQSRLSANREERGKLTTLAADAVVGLRVIRGVGGEDVYSERYEKQSAHVMETGIKAAFIQAVLGGLTTAVPALFSAVVISLGIWQVYQGQLTYGQLVAFYGYTAYLSVPVSSATRFFQVVADAKVGARRIGRILSTEPTTSNARTLAQPPVINWDQAALTDLTSGVRIEPGKLTMIVCSHPDVAAQCAQRLARIDDESEIEVADGSVVVKLSQLPLADVRDGIVLSGATAQLFQGRVRSNINGPYADDLVPRTIAEQMADTGDGSGQATRQHRGHPQAASDQQLYAALTVADANDVVLGLANGLDGYIAERGRSLSGGQRQRLALARAVLHNPPVLIAIEPTSAVDSHTEMRIARALSVQRAGKTTVVVSLSPIMLHQADTVIVLNPDGTEHMRGSHDDLSQDPFYHALVQRTAVDDQEENQ